A portion of the Parambassis ranga chromosome 22, fParRan2.1, whole genome shotgun sequence genome contains these proteins:
- the spint1a gene encoding kunitz-type protease inhibitor 1a, translating into MMNALIGGSCALLLFVLFVNTSVGQLIGEECLNQFHKGREDFVLDADESVKDGATFLSSPKLDRYRDCVTACCKEPRCNVAFMEKGANEGSVNSCFLLDCLYKKKYACRFARKKGYLSYILDSVYESYLEVDAPTNESDRPPVADGGPDLVVQPQDSVTLNGHQSRDDKGIESYQWKMLTEYPYARIDSTNFKDQIIVSNLTFGIYKFQLTVTDTIGQSDSTKVTVLVLTPEQSEHHCMAPKKIGPCRGSFPRWHYNAASERCEEFIFGGCRENLNNYLSKDECTKACHGSEKGGKGGRGLPVPAPQGEKCGKPCTPVQFTCANGCCLDPGLECDSTPQCNDGSDEQKCEDLDSKFRILLQIPVDDQKVRCTELPDTGGCRDSITKWYYNPIKKGCFRFNYGGCAGNKNRFDTEDSCESICHGVTEEDVYARNEEFERTVSESQSGILAIAVVLGLAIVILLGILGYCFIRGRKKSSQQHHRVPVNNAPVTSLEDRERLVYNSTTKPI; encoded by the exons ATGATGAATGCGCTCATTGGAGGCTCATGTGCGCTCCTGCTCTTCGTGCTTTTTGTGAACACCTCAGTTGGCCAGCTGATCGGTGAGGAATGCTTAAACCAGTTCCACAAAGGCCGTGAAGACTTTGTGCTTGATGCCGATGAGTCTGTCAAAGACGGGGCCACGTTCCTCTCGTCACCGAAACTGGATCGATACAGGGACTGCGTGACCGCCTGCTGCAAGGAGCCGCGGTGCAATGTCGCCTTCATGGAGAAGGGAGCCAACGAAGGCTCGGTCAACTCCTGCTTTCTGCTTGATTGTCTGTACAAAAAGAAGTACGCCTGTCGCTTTGCCAGAAAGAAAGGATACCTCAGTTACATCCTGGACTCCGTGTATGAGAGTTATCTTGAGGTGGATGCCCCCACAA ATGAATCTGACCGTCCACCAGTGGCTGACGGAGGCCCGGACCTTGTGGTCCAGCCTCAGGACAGCGTGACACTGAATGGCCATCAGAGCAGAGATGACAAGGGGATTGAATCCTACCAGTGGAAGATGCTCACCGAGTACCCTTACGCTCGTATTGAT AGCACCAACTTTAAAGACCAGATTATAGTTTCCAACCTGACATTTGGGATCTATAAGTTCCAGCTTACTGTCACAGACACCATCGGACAGTCGGATTCCACTAAGGTCACCGTCCTGGTCCTCACTCCTGAGCAGTCTGAGC ATCACTGCATGGCTCCAAAGAAGATCGGCCCGTGCCGTGGATCATTCCCCCGCTGGCACTACAATGCTGCCTCAGAGAGGTGTGAGGAGTTCATATTTGGGGGCTGCAGGGAGAATCTGAACAACTATCTCTCTAAGGATGAGTGCACTAAAGCCTGCCACGGCTCAG aaaAAGGTGGTAAAGGTGGCCGAGGTcttcctgttcctgctcctcAAG GAGAGAAGTGTGGTAAGCCGTGTACTCCGGTGCAGTTCACCTGTGCTAACGGCTGCTGTCTGGACCCCGGCCTGGAGTGTGACTCTACCCCTCAGTGTAACGACGGCTCAGACGAACAGAAGTGCGAGGACT TGGACAGCAAGTTTCGGATTCTGCTGCAGATTCCAGTAGATGATCAAAAAG TACGCTGCACCGAGCTTCCcgacacaggaggctgcagggaCAGCATAACTAAGTGGTACTACAACCCCATCAAGAAGGGGTGCTTCCGTTTCAACTATGGTGGCTGCGCGGGAAACAAGAACAGATTTGACACTGAAGATTCCTGTGAAAGTATTTGCCATGGTGTAACAG AAGAGGACGTATATGCAAGAAATGAGGAGTTTGAACGCACAGTCTCTGAAAGCCAGTCAG GTATTTTAGCGATAGCTGTCGTCCTGGGCCTAGCTATTGTCATCCTATTAGGCATCCTGGGGTACTGCTTTATAAGGGGAAGAAAGAAGTCTTCACAGCAGCACCACCGCGTTCCTGTCAACAACGCCCCGGTTACCTCATTAGAGGACAGAGAGCGTCTGGTCTACAACAGTACCACCAAGCCCATCTGA